One genomic window of Mesorhizobium shangrilense includes the following:
- a CDS encoding enoyl-CoA hydratase/isomerase family protein — protein sequence MSETADCIRLERSGSVLLVVLNRPDAFNAINADMHRALSQAWHEASDDAVRAVVVTGEGRGFCAGADLKSSGSGSPATSGLRHTFNPHMLAYAALRKPVIAAINGAAAGAGLALAFGADIRIGSPQAKFVPAFVDIGLAPDAGSSYFVTRVLGYSRAFDWLTSGRRLDAQIALEMGILREIVEPDQLRDRALAVAEDLASKPGQAVNLTKELLAQASARGLAAQLEAEAAAQRLAIADPDRAAARARVVTRISSK from the coding sequence GTGAGCGAGACGGCGGACTGCATCAGGCTCGAACGCTCCGGATCGGTGCTGCTCGTCGTGCTCAACCGGCCCGACGCATTCAACGCGATCAACGCGGACATGCATCGCGCCCTCTCGCAGGCCTGGCACGAGGCGTCCGACGACGCGGTGCGCGCCGTGGTCGTCACCGGTGAGGGGCGGGGTTTCTGCGCCGGCGCCGACCTGAAATCCTCGGGCAGCGGGTCGCCGGCGACGAGCGGCCTGCGCCATACGTTCAACCCCCACATGCTCGCCTACGCCGCGCTGCGCAAGCCGGTCATCGCCGCGATCAACGGCGCGGCCGCGGGCGCCGGACTGGCGCTCGCCTTCGGCGCGGACATCCGCATCGGTTCGCCGCAGGCGAAGTTCGTCCCCGCCTTCGTCGATATCGGCCTCGCTCCCGACGCCGGCAGCTCATACTTCGTGACCAGGGTGCTCGGCTATTCGCGAGCTTTCGACTGGCTGACGTCCGGCCGGCGGCTCGACGCCCAGATCGCTCTCGAGATGGGCATCCTGCGCGAGATCGTGGAGCCCGACCAACTCCGCGACAGGGCGCTGGCCGTGGCCGAGGATCTGGCGTCAAAGCCCGGTCAGGCAGTCAACCTGACCAAGGAGCTTCTGGCCCAGGCGAGCGCCAGGGGTCTTGCCGCACAACTCGAGGCGGAGGCCGCCGCCCAGCGGCTCGCCATCGCCGATCCCGACCGCGCGGCGGCGCGCGCACGCGTCGTCACCCGCATCTCCAGCAAATGA
- a CDS encoding enoyl-CoA hydratase/isomerase family protein yields the protein MSDYDRFETILASQADGVLTLTLNRPDSLNAVGGDMHVGLEHIFREVAGDKSVRAVLLTGAGRAFCVGGDVKGFAAKPEPQATPSPGQRVFDFPTSPLSLVNAMLDVPQPTVCALQGYAMGLGATIALLCDVVLAADDAQIADTHVPVGLVAGDGGALLWPLNMSFASAKYYLMTGERISGQEAARVGLVHRSVAADRLREEAELVARKLASLPPLAVQGTKKTLNRIAKARSAEVMETGLLYEAATFLSEDHREAIAAFAEKRPGAYSGR from the coding sequence GTGTCCGACTACGACCGGTTCGAAACGATCCTGGCCTCGCAAGCCGACGGTGTCCTCACGCTGACGCTCAACCGCCCCGACAGCCTGAACGCGGTGGGAGGCGACATGCATGTGGGGCTCGAGCATATCTTCCGCGAAGTTGCCGGTGACAAGAGCGTCCGCGCCGTTCTGCTGACCGGGGCCGGCCGGGCCTTCTGCGTCGGCGGCGACGTGAAGGGGTTCGCCGCCAAGCCGGAGCCCCAGGCCACGCCTTCGCCTGGACAGCGCGTCTTCGATTTTCCGACCAGCCCGCTCAGCCTGGTCAACGCGATGCTGGATGTGCCGCAGCCGACGGTCTGCGCCCTCCAGGGCTACGCGATGGGCCTCGGCGCGACGATCGCGCTGTTGTGCGACGTGGTGCTTGCCGCGGACGACGCCCAGATCGCGGATACGCATGTGCCAGTCGGGCTCGTCGCCGGCGATGGCGGCGCCCTTCTCTGGCCGCTCAACATGTCCTTCGCCTCGGCCAAGTACTATCTCATGACCGGTGAGCGCATCTCCGGGCAGGAAGCGGCAAGGGTCGGCCTGGTCCACCGCAGCGTCGCTGCGGACAGGCTTCGCGAAGAGGCGGAGCTGGTCGCGCGCAAGCTCGCGAGCCTGCCGCCCCTGGCCGTGCAGGGCACCAAGAAGACCTTGAACCGCATCGCCAAGGCGCGGAGCGCCGAAGTGATGGAGACGGGCCTGCTCTACGAGGCCGCGACCTTCCTCAGCGAGGATCACCGCGAAGCCATCGCCGCATTCGCCGAAAAGCGCCCCGGCGCCTACTCGGGCCGGTAG
- a CDS encoding MFS transporter, whose amino-acid sequence MQKASWLLPEVKVLAGVNFVTAVGFGIQSPAIPVLALQLGVGAGMVGLIISAFALGRLLANVPGSHAAGRWGGRRVLTFGLIVLAVTSVLAGLSQTGWQFALFRGICGVGSALYSVAGLAVILRATPASSRGKVVGLYMGAFYVGAVSGPAIGALMVGLSPRVPFFVYAAAVGISALVAFVALRRSKIFSMPPKAAEGDVFGVAVAVRTGAFRAAFFCNFVVGWCVYGVRVSVLPVFLLTVLNQDARWIGISLAGAAALQALANPLSGALADRFGRKPVLALGQICVLAGTGLIVLMPSLHAYLACFALFSLGAALTSTSATAFVGDLSRGRPGGAIGFFQTSSDFGMLAGPAVTGLIAQQAGFQIAFLLMGLVALAGVASAIAMRSKV is encoded by the coding sequence TTGCAAAAAGCTTCGTGGCTGTTGCCCGAAGTGAAGGTGCTCGCCGGCGTGAACTTCGTCACGGCCGTGGGCTTTGGCATCCAGTCGCCCGCGATCCCGGTGCTCGCGCTGCAACTGGGCGTCGGGGCAGGGATGGTCGGGCTGATCATTTCGGCCTTCGCGCTCGGCAGGCTCTTGGCGAACGTTCCGGGCAGTCATGCCGCGGGCCGGTGGGGCGGCCGGCGCGTGCTGACCTTCGGCCTGATCGTCCTGGCGGTCACCAGCGTGCTCGCCGGCCTGTCCCAGACGGGATGGCAGTTTGCCCTTTTCCGCGGGATATGCGGCGTCGGCTCGGCGCTCTACAGCGTCGCCGGACTGGCGGTCATCCTTCGGGCCACGCCTGCCAGCAGCCGGGGAAAGGTCGTCGGCCTCTACATGGGCGCGTTCTATGTCGGCGCGGTCAGCGGCCCTGCGATCGGGGCGCTGATGGTCGGATTGTCGCCTCGCGTCCCCTTCTTCGTCTACGCCGCCGCCGTCGGGATCTCGGCGCTCGTCGCCTTTGTGGCGCTACGCCGCTCGAAGATCTTTTCCATGCCTCCCAAGGCAGCGGAGGGCGACGTGTTCGGCGTGGCGGTCGCCGTGCGGACCGGCGCCTTCCGGGCGGCGTTCTTCTGCAATTTCGTGGTCGGCTGGTGCGTCTACGGCGTGCGCGTGTCGGTGCTGCCGGTGTTTCTCCTGACCGTCCTGAACCAGGATGCACGGTGGATCGGCATCAGCCTGGCGGGCGCCGCCGCCTTGCAGGCGCTGGCCAATCCGCTCAGCGGCGCATTGGCGGACCGGTTCGGCCGCAAGCCCGTGCTGGCGCTCGGACAGATCTGCGTCCTCGCCGGAACGGGTCTGATCGTGCTGATGCCGTCGCTGCATGCGTATCTCGCATGCTTCGCGCTCTTTTCGCTGGGGGCGGCGCTGACATCGACGTCGGCCACCGCCTTCGTCGGCGACCTGAGCCGCGGTCGCCCGGGAGGGGCGATCGGCTTTTTCCAGACCTCGTCCGACTTCGGAATGCTGGCGGGGCCTGCGGTCACCGGCCTGATCGCCCAGCAAGCAGGGTTCCAGATCGCGTTCCTGCTGATGGGGCTAGTTGCGCTCGCCGGCGTGGCGTCGGCAATCGCGATGAGGTCGAAAGTCTAA